In a genomic window of Pontibacter liquoris:
- the tal gene encoding transaldolase, translating into MEKNKVKSIHDYGQSIWLDFIDRKIMDTGELQKLITEDGVRGVTSNPAIFEKAISSSSDYDADIRELSQEQENNEALFYSLAVRDIKRAADLFKPVFEEEVRGADGYISLEVSPHLARDTKGTIRQARQLWKAVDRENVMIKIPGTPEGIPAIRTCISEGININVTLLFSLDRYKEVAEAYIAGLEERVNANKPIAGIASVASFFLSRIDVLIDPQLKEKGLDQLQGEVAIASAKKAYQLYKEIFGSERFKKLEAKGARPQRLLWASTSSKNPAFSDTKYVEALIGPNTINTIPLETLEAFRDHGKLGNTLEQNLDKAEQVLAQLKQAGIDLDAVTHQLEVEGIEKFNKPYDHLLEAIGLQRKKALAAGNS; encoded by the coding sequence ATGGAAAAGAACAAGGTTAAAAGTATACACGACTATGGACAGAGCATCTGGCTCGACTTTATAGACCGCAAGATCATGGATACCGGCGAACTGCAAAAGCTGATCACCGAAGATGGTGTGCGGGGCGTTACCTCCAACCCGGCCATTTTTGAAAAAGCTATTAGCAGCAGCTCCGATTACGATGCCGATATCAGGGAACTGAGTCAGGAGCAGGAAAACAACGAAGCGCTTTTTTATAGCCTGGCTGTGCGCGATATTAAACGGGCAGCCGATCTGTTTAAACCTGTTTTTGAAGAAGAAGTGCGGGGCGCTGACGGCTACATCAGCCTGGAAGTTTCGCCGCACCTGGCCCGCGATACCAAAGGAACGATACGGCAGGCGCGCCAGCTGTGGAAAGCGGTAGACCGTGAAAACGTCATGATCAAGATACCCGGTACCCCGGAAGGTATTCCGGCTATCCGCACCTGTATCAGCGAAGGGATCAATATCAACGTGACCCTGCTTTTTAGCCTAGACCGCTACAAGGAAGTGGCCGAAGCGTATATTGCCGGGCTGGAGGAGCGTGTAAACGCCAACAAGCCCATTGCCGGCATTGCTTCTGTCGCCAGTTTTTTCCTGAGCCGCATAGACGTGCTGATCGACCCGCAGCTAAAAGAAAAAGGCCTGGACCAACTGCAGGGCGAAGTTGCCATTGCTTCGGCTAAAAAAGCCTACCAGTTATATAAGGAGATCTTTGGCAGTGAGCGCTTTAAAAAGCTCGAAGCGAAGGGCGCCCGGCCACAGCGCCTGTTGTGGGCCAGCACCAGCAGTAAAAATCCGGCTTTCTCCGATACCAAGTATGTAGAAGCCCTCATCGGTCCGAACACCATCAACACCATCCCGCTGGAAACCCTGGAAGCGTTCCGCGACCATGGCAAGCTAGGCAATACACTGGAGCAGAACTTGGACAAAGCCGAGCAGGTGCTGGCGCAGCTGAAGCAGGCCGGCATTGACCTGGACGCTGTGACCCACCAACTGGAAGTGGAAGGGATCGAGAAGTTCAACAAGCCCTACGACCATTTGCTGGAGGCCATTGGCCTGCAACGTAAAAAAGCCCTGGCTGCAGGCAATTCCTGA
- a CDS encoding RpiB/LacA/LacB family sugar-phosphate isomerase, with translation MKIGIAADHGGYALKEIILPFLKEHGHTVTDFGAYSLNNQDDYPDYIVPLARAVASQEVERGIAVCGSGVGAAIVANKIAGVRAALINDHFSAHQGVEDDDMNLLCLGGRVTGNMAAKDLIVAYLNATFTGAERHLRRLQKVQQLEQNH, from the coding sequence ATGAAAATAGGGATAGCAGCTGATCATGGCGGGTATGCGCTGAAAGAAATCATTCTTCCTTTCTTAAAAGAGCATGGGCATACCGTAACGGATTTTGGCGCATACAGCCTTAACAACCAGGATGATTATCCCGACTATATCGTGCCCCTGGCCAGGGCCGTAGCCAGCCAGGAAGTGGAACGCGGAATAGCGGTTTGTGGCAGCGGCGTGGGCGCGGCTATTGTGGCAAACAAGATCGCCGGGGTACGCGCAGCCCTGATCAACGATCATTTTTCGGCCCACCAGGGCGTGGAGGATGATGATATGAATTTGTTGTGCCTGGGTGGCCGCGTGACGGGCAACATGGCCGCCAAAGACTTAATTGTAGCCTATTTAAATGCGACGTTTACCGGGGCAGAGCGGCATCTGCGGAGATTGCAGAAAGTGCAGCAACTGGAACAAAACCATTAA
- the tkt gene encoding transketolase, whose translation MDIKDQTLEQAGIDTVRVLAADAVQKANSGHPGMPMGAAPMGHVLWAQAMNYNPANPDWANRDRFILSAGHGCLLQYCYLFLTGYDLSLEDLKQFRQLHSKTAGHPEYGLTPGIEITTGPLGQGFANGVGFAIAQRHLAARYNKPGFELFNYRIYAICSDGDMMEGVTAEAASLAGHLQLGNLIYLYDDNHISIEGSTGLAFDEDVAKRFEAYNWHVQVVKDGNDLDALSKAVNKAKAETQRPSLIKVRTHIAFGSPNKVDTAGSHGSPLGKEEVRLVKENLGFDPDKSFVVPEEVLAYYRGIGAQGATKEQEWNNLYKAYKQEYPELAAEYELLRSGKLPEGWKDELPVFKPDEGEVATRKASGKVLNALAAKLPNLLGGSADLSPSTGTELKGYASFTGGSPQGRNFHFGIREHAMGAALNGMAVTKGLIPYGATFLIFSEYMRPPIRLAAIMKIKPIFIYTHDSIGLGEDGTTHQPVEQLISLRAIPNLIVIRPADANETVQAWRVALEHADGPVALILTRQELPVLDQEKYNKAIGLEQGAYILSDAPDPKLLLIATGSEVSLVLQAQQKLQQEGIAARVISMPSWELFEKQDAAYKETIFPAGLRKRLAVEAGSTLGWHKYVTDEGRIIGMHTFGESAPAEALFEEFGFTVANVVKQAKSLLA comes from the coding sequence ATGGATATAAAAGATCAAACGCTGGAACAGGCCGGAATCGATACGGTGCGGGTGCTGGCAGCCGATGCGGTGCAAAAAGCGAATTCCGGCCACCCGGGTATGCCGATGGGTGCCGCACCGATGGGGCATGTGCTCTGGGCCCAAGCTATGAACTATAACCCCGCAAACCCGGACTGGGCCAACCGCGACAGGTTTATACTTTCTGCCGGCCATGGGTGCCTGCTGCAGTACTGCTACCTTTTCCTGACGGGGTATGATCTTAGCCTGGAGGATCTGAAGCAATTCCGGCAGCTGCACAGCAAAACGGCCGGCCACCCCGAGTATGGCCTCACACCCGGCATTGAAATCACCACCGGGCCGCTGGGGCAGGGCTTTGCCAACGGCGTAGGCTTTGCCATAGCCCAGCGCCACCTGGCGGCCCGCTACAACAAGCCCGGCTTTGAGCTGTTCAATTACCGGATCTATGCCATCTGCAGCGACGGCGACATGATGGAAGGAGTCACCGCCGAGGCAGCCTCCCTGGCCGGCCATTTGCAACTGGGCAACCTCATCTATTTATATGACGACAACCATATCTCGATCGAGGGAAGCACAGGCCTTGCCTTTGACGAAGATGTAGCCAAACGCTTTGAAGCCTACAACTGGCACGTGCAGGTAGTAAAGGACGGCAACGACCTGGATGCTCTGTCCAAAGCTGTAAACAAAGCCAAAGCAGAGACACAGCGCCCGTCCCTGATCAAAGTACGCACGCACATTGCCTTCGGAAGCCCGAACAAAGTAGATACGGCCGGCTCGCACGGATCTCCCCTGGGCAAGGAAGAAGTACGGCTGGTAAAAGAGAACCTGGGCTTTGATCCGGATAAGTCCTTTGTCGTGCCGGAAGAAGTGCTGGCATACTACCGCGGCATAGGCGCGCAGGGGGCTACAAAAGAGCAGGAGTGGAACAACCTCTATAAAGCCTACAAACAAGAGTATCCCGAACTGGCTGCCGAGTATGAATTGCTGCGAAGCGGCAAGCTGCCCGAAGGCTGGAAAGACGAGCTCCCGGTATTTAAGCCCGACGAAGGAGAGGTGGCTACCCGCAAAGCGTCAGGTAAAGTGCTCAATGCCCTGGCCGCCAAACTTCCTAACCTACTGGGAGGCTCCGCCGACCTGTCACCCTCTACCGGAACTGAACTTAAAGGCTATGCCTCTTTTACCGGCGGATCGCCCCAGGGCCGTAACTTCCACTTCGGTATCCGGGAGCATGCCATGGGAGCCGCCCTCAACGGCATGGCGGTTACCAAAGGGCTCATCCCTTATGGCGCCACCTTCCTCATCTTTTCCGAATACATGCGCCCGCCCATCAGGCTGGCGGCCATCATGAAAATAAAGCCGATCTTTATTTATACCCACGACAGCATTGGGCTGGGAGAAGACGGCACGACCCACCAACCCGTAGAGCAACTTATTTCGCTGCGGGCTATCCCGAACCTGATCGTCATTCGCCCGGCGGATGCCAACGAAACTGTACAGGCCTGGCGCGTGGCCCTGGAGCATGCCGATGGCCCTGTCGCGCTTATACTTACCCGCCAGGAATTACCCGTGCTGGACCAGGAAAAGTATAACAAGGCCATCGGGTTGGAGCAGGGCGCCTACATTCTCTCGGATGCACCCGATCCTAAATTGCTTTTAATTGCCACCGGTTCTGAAGTATCTTTGGTGCTGCAGGCGCAGCAAAAACTGCAGCAGGAGGGTATTGCCGCCCGCGTGATCAGCATGCCCTCGTGGGAGCTTTTTGAAAAGCAGGATGCCGCCTACAAGGAAACGATTTTCCCTGCCGGGCTGCGCAAACGGCTGGCCGTTGAGGCGGGCTCCACATTAGGCTGGCACAAGTATGTAACCGATGAAGGCCGCATCATTGGGATGCATACTTTTGGGGAGTCGGCACCGGCTGAAGCGCTGTTTGAAGAATTCGGTTTTACGGTAGCCAACGTGGTAAAGCAGGCTAAATCTTTACTTGCCTGA
- a CDS encoding ROK family protein, producing MIENKDIHRILTIDVGGSHIKATILNRAGELQTSYKKIDTPSPATPEKVLAGVQELVKDFTDYDRVSVGFPGYIHEGHVMTAPNLGTALWQGLDLQAKLADVLQKQVRVVNDADLQGLGVVQGKGFEMVITLGTGFGTALLQRGVLLPHLELAHHPVTKHKDYDQYIGDKALETVGEAKWNRRMQKVLQILKTVFNYDHLYISGGNADKLRFTLDDNITIVSNVDGIKGGARLWQDDFAV from the coding sequence ATGATAGAAAACAAGGACATTCACCGCATTTTAACGATTGATGTCGGGGGCTCTCACATCAAGGCAACCATCCTGAACCGGGCAGGCGAACTGCAGACGAGCTATAAAAAAATAGACACTCCCTCGCCGGCTACCCCGGAAAAAGTGCTGGCCGGCGTGCAGGAACTGGTAAAGGACTTTACGGACTATGACAGGGTCTCTGTGGGCTTTCCGGGCTATATCCATGAGGGCCATGTGATGACGGCGCCGAACCTGGGGACGGCGCTCTGGCAGGGGCTCGACCTGCAGGCAAAGCTGGCCGATGTGCTGCAGAAACAGGTTAGGGTGGTGAACGATGCCGACCTGCAGGGCCTGGGCGTGGTGCAGGGCAAAGGCTTTGAAATGGTGATTACACTGGGTACCGGCTTTGGCACGGCCCTGCTGCAGCGTGGCGTGCTGCTGCCCCACCTCGAGCTGGCGCATCACCCCGTTACCAAGCACAAAGACTATGACCAGTACATCGGAGACAAAGCGCTCGAAACAGTGGGCGAAGCAAAATGGAACCGGCGGATGCAGAAGGTACTGCAAATCCTCAAAACCGTTTTCAACTACGACCATTTATACATCAGCGGCGGGAACGCCGATAAGCTCCGCTTTACGCTGGACGACAATATAACCATCGTATCGAATGTGGATGGCATTAAAGGCGGCGCCCGGTTATGGCAGGATGACTTTGCCGTTTAA
- a CDS encoding serine/threonine-protein kinase has translation MLALQQNDVFAERYLLRELVDSQGVSEVWVAEDLTAPGALEAIKIFAPQHKLDKLTLKLLRTDLENLRVPSHPHLLTFYRFEVYQDIPYVVMPYMPDGSLSRRLQQKAPFSEREIALLLKHIGSALSYLHAAEPLILHQNIKPDNILITPGGEYVLADFGISIPTRYALQRAIGQTNALPATYAPPEQMAFQPASNKAGDIFSLGVVIYQLCTGKIPWIGSGVGVQQDTTLPSLPDIYPQALSNLIKACMDPNVEKRPTAQELEAAGTYYLVNGTWKVPGKFGKGTRSGFKLSVTSVLVALAVLIVGLSVAYIIYENRKTPLQEQPALAVVTGTPTVLTKPETPLEKKEATPPAPKTAQKASPAVPVAKPKPQEPVETKAELPSVEKPKETPAKEAEKTTETPAKEKETTEPATAKAKPAATKKKESAEKKPATLNEYLSQLLNSTIPIEKREKWRADILAYFTPDAVIDCVVGDTPLGKLTPGEFVDILLSADSANTLQIDNIQQDDNGKVQDLKVHLVQPDSLE, from the coding sequence ATGCTTGCACTACAGCAAAATGACGTTTTTGCAGAACGGTATCTTTTAAGAGAACTGGTAGATTCTCAGGGTGTTTCAGAAGTATGGGTAGCCGAAGACCTGACAGCACCGGGCGCTTTAGAGGCCATTAAGATCTTTGCTCCCCAGCACAAACTGGACAAGCTCACGCTCAAGCTGCTGAGAACGGACCTGGAGAACCTCCGCGTTCCAAGCCATCCGCATTTACTCACCTTCTACCGCTTCGAAGTATACCAGGACATTCCGTACGTGGTAATGCCCTATATGCCGGATGGTTCGCTGAGCAGACGACTGCAGCAGAAGGCGCCGTTTTCAGAACGTGAAATTGCTTTATTGCTCAAGCACATTGGCAGCGCCCTGAGTTATCTACATGCTGCCGAGCCACTGATTTTACACCAGAACATCAAACCGGACAATATCCTGATCACACCGGGCGGCGAGTACGTGCTGGCCGACTTCGGCATCAGTATTCCGACGCGTTATGCGCTGCAGCGGGCTATCGGCCAGACCAATGCGCTACCCGCCACGTATGCTCCACCCGAACAGATGGCCTTTCAGCCGGCAAGCAACAAGGCAGGCGATATCTTCTCGCTGGGCGTCGTGATCTACCAGTTGTGCACCGGCAAAATTCCCTGGATTGGCAGCGGCGTAGGCGTGCAACAAGACACTACGCTCCCCTCCCTCCCCGATATTTACCCGCAGGCACTAAGCAACCTGATCAAGGCGTGCATGGATCCGAACGTGGAGAAACGACCCACTGCCCAGGAGCTGGAAGCAGCCGGCACTTATTATCTGGTAAACGGCACCTGGAAAGTGCCAGGCAAATTTGGAAAGGGCACCAGATCGGGCTTTAAGCTATCTGTCACTTCGGTGCTGGTTGCCCTTGCCGTGCTCATTGTCGGGCTCTCGGTTGCCTACATCATTTACGAAAACAGGAAAACACCGCTGCAGGAGCAGCCGGCGCTGGCCGTGGTTACCGGCACCCCCACCGTATTAACAAAGCCCGAAACGCCACTAGAAAAGAAAGAAGCGACGCCACCTGCCCCAAAAACTGCGCAGAAGGCAAGCCCGGCTGTGCCGGTAGCAAAGCCAAAACCACAGGAGCCGGTTGAAACCAAAGCGGAGTTACCTTCGGTTGAAAAGCCAAAGGAAACGCCGGCAAAAGAAGCTGAAAAGACTACGGAAACACCTGCAAAAGAAAAGGAAACCACTGAACCGGCAACAGCCAAAGCAAAACCTGCCGCAACAAAAAAGAAAGAAAGCGCTGAAAAGAAACCCGCTACGCTGAATGAATACCTCAGCCAGTTACTGAACAGTACTATTCCGATTGAAAAACGGGAAAAATGGCGGGCAGATATTCTGGCCTACTTTACGCCGGATGCCGTGATCGATTGCGTGGTAGGCGATACGCCGCTGGGCAAGCTTACGCCCGGAGAGTTCGTGGATATTTTGTTAAGCGCAGACTCTGCCAACACCTTACAGATCGATAACATCCAGCAGGACGATAATGGCAAAGTACAGGACCTGAAAGTACACCTGGTGCAACCCGACAGCCTGGAATAA
- a CDS encoding MBL fold metallo-hydrolase gives MQLFITSLNSGSNGNCYYIGNEREAVLVDAGISCRETELRMKRLGLSMRKVKALFISHEHSDHIRGMAVLASKYQLPVYITPATLQGARLGFERMQLEFIPFKAHEPVQIGGLSVTAFPKWHDASDPHSFIVAYKDSKVGVFTDIGAPCEHVIHYFQQCHAAFLEANYDDELLERGHYPFYLKRRIRSDKGHLSNQQALELFMRYKPAFMSHVLLAHLSKDNNCPEVVKELFTANADDTEVVVASRYQETAVYTISCPEVLL, from the coding sequence ATGCAATTGTTTATTACATCATTGAATTCTGGGAGTAACGGCAACTGCTACTACATCGGAAACGAGCGGGAAGCGGTGCTGGTCGATGCGGGGATCTCCTGCCGCGAAACGGAGCTGCGCATGAAGCGCCTGGGCTTATCGATGCGCAAGGTTAAAGCGCTCTTTATCTCGCACGAGCACTCCGACCATATCCGGGGCATGGCCGTGCTGGCAAGCAAATACCAACTGCCGGTTTATATCACCCCGGCTACCCTGCAGGGTGCCCGGCTTGGCTTTGAGCGTATGCAACTGGAGTTTATTCCTTTTAAGGCGCATGAGCCGGTGCAGATCGGCGGCCTTTCTGTTACGGCCTTTCCCAAATGGCATGATGCCTCGGATCCGCATAGCTTTATTGTAGCCTATAAAGACAGTAAAGTGGGTGTTTTTACCGATATCGGCGCTCCCTGCGAGCACGTGATCCATTATTTTCAGCAGTGCCACGCCGCTTTCCTGGAAGCCAATTACGACGACGAGCTGCTGGAACGCGGCCATTATCCCTTTTACTTAAAAAGGCGCATCCGCAGCGACAAAGGGCACCTGTCTAACCAACAGGCACTCGAGCTGTTTATGAGGTACAAGCCTGCTTTTATGAGCCATGTGCTGCTGGCCCACCTCTCCAAAGACAACAACTGCCCGGAAGTAGTAAAAGAACTGTTCACAGCTAATGCTGACGACACAGAAGTGGTGGTGGCCTCGCGCTACCAGGAAACGGCGGTGTATACGATTAGCTGCCCGGAAGTGCTCCTGTAA
- a CDS encoding MaoC family dehydratase: protein MGKLTINSYEEFEKFEGTEIGVSEYHTITQEQINRFAEATLDHQWIHLDQERAKTESPFHNTIAHGYLTVSLLPYLWGQIATIENIKMQVNYGIDTLRFNQAVVVDSQVRLRAKLVSLKNLRGIIKAQLEVTMEIKDSKKPAFTGAITFLYHFNE, encoded by the coding sequence ATGGGTAAACTAACCATCAATAGCTACGAAGAGTTTGAGAAATTCGAAGGCACCGAAATAGGCGTTTCGGAGTATCATACCATTACCCAGGAGCAGATCAACCGTTTTGCCGAAGCGACCCTCGATCACCAGTGGATTCACCTGGACCAGGAACGCGCCAAAACAGAATCGCCCTTCCACAACACCATTGCCCATGGCTACCTGACCGTTTCGTTGCTGCCTTACCTGTGGGGCCAGATCGCCACGATCGAGAACATCAAGATGCAGGTGAACTATGGCATCGATACGTTGCGCTTTAACCAGGCCGTCGTAGTGGATAGCCAGGTGCGCCTTCGAGCCAAGCTGGTTTCGCTGAAAAATCTTAGGGGCATCATCAAGGCGCAGCTGGAAGTGACCATGGAAATAAAAGACAGCAAAAAACCCGCTTTCACCGGCGCCATCACGTTCCTGTATCACTTTAACGAATAA
- a CDS encoding penicillin-binding protein 1A has protein sequence MRRTLKNILTFILTKLVLPVVRMVHAELSAFFRSLQPKFTRTYWRQKTAQWQQSRRRGDYRFILRPLYKLTLLGLLLLVLFYFAVYIGLLGDMPSRHELKAVQNNTASEVYAAGGELLGRYYIQDRTNVQYAAISQAAIKALVATEDARFYKHSGVDYRSLARVLVKSLLLQNESSGGGSTLSQQLAKNLYPRRNYWFWDMPVNKLREVIIAQKLEAIYSKEEILELYLNTVPMGGNLYGIERASQRFFSTSAGALKTEQAAVLIGMLKATTTYNPRLDPEKSRKRRNVVLAQMAKYNYLTAAQADSLQQLPLKLKYNYTTHNDGMAPYFREYLRQELVLWAASRKKKNGEPYNLYTDGLKIYTTIDAGMQRHAEAAVQKRMAQLQREFNAHWQGRAPWGRNTAVLQEAMRRSDRYKKMKAAGRSETDIQEAFRKPVPMQLYNWGGSSKKTMSPMDSLAYYERFLNTGLFSVEPRSGYVRAWVGGINHHIFKYDHVRAKRQVGSTFKPIVYAAALEKGLKPCDYFPNERMTYPDYDNWSPRNANEQYGGEYSMRGALAHSVNTISAQIMMQTGVENTVDMAHRLGVTSTLPEVPSLALGTANLSLLEMVTAYATFANRGYHITPVYITKITDRTGKVLREHREGDDAKKVLSEKTAATMLYLMQGVVEEGSAAKLRSQFGLQMDIAGKTGTTQDYADGWFIGITPQLVTGVWVGGESPQVHFRTLALGQGSHMALPIWGDFTRRIALDPAYTGYYNSHFEPLPPNLQANLSCASFRAEPPRENFLERVLDKVAGKAAETFEGWKERWKQRRQEKKQKQKQRHRGE, from the coding sequence ATGAGGCGGACGCTGAAAAACATACTTACTTTTATCCTTACCAAACTAGTACTACCGGTGGTGCGCATGGTGCATGCCGAGCTGTCTGCTTTCTTCCGGAGCCTGCAACCTAAATTTACCCGCACTTACTGGCGCCAGAAAACAGCGCAGTGGCAGCAGAGCCGCCGCCGCGGCGATTACCGGTTTATACTTCGCCCGCTTTACAAACTCACCCTGCTGGGGCTGCTGCTACTGGTGCTGTTTTACTTTGCCGTATACATTGGCCTGCTCGGCGACATGCCCTCGCGGCACGAGCTGAAAGCCGTTCAGAACAACACCGCATCCGAAGTATACGCGGCAGGCGGAGAGCTGCTCGGCCGCTACTACATCCAGGACCGCACCAACGTACAGTATGCCGCTATTTCGCAGGCTGCTATCAAAGCCCTGGTCGCCACCGAAGATGCCCGCTTTTACAAGCACAGCGGCGTAGATTACCGCAGCCTGGCCCGCGTGCTGGTCAAATCGCTGTTGCTGCAAAACGAGAGCTCGGGCGGCGGCAGCACCCTGAGCCAGCAGCTGGCCAAAAACCTATACCCGCGCAGAAATTACTGGTTCTGGGATATGCCAGTAAACAAGCTGCGCGAGGTCATCATTGCCCAGAAGCTGGAGGCTATCTACTCGAAAGAAGAGATCCTGGAGCTGTATCTGAATACGGTGCCAATGGGCGGCAATCTTTATGGCATCGAGCGGGCCTCCCAGCGTTTCTTCAGCACCTCGGCCGGCGCGCTTAAAACAGAGCAGGCCGCCGTGCTCATCGGCATGCTCAAAGCCACCACCACCTATAACCCGCGTCTGGACCCGGAGAAGTCGCGCAAGCGGCGCAATGTGGTGCTGGCCCAGATGGCCAAGTATAACTACCTCACTGCCGCGCAGGCCGACTCGCTGCAGCAACTGCCCCTGAAGCTGAAGTATAACTATACCACCCACAACGATGGCATGGCGCCCTACTTCCGGGAGTACCTGCGGCAGGAACTGGTGCTGTGGGCCGCCAGCCGGAAAAAGAAGAATGGAGAGCCCTACAACCTCTACACCGACGGGCTGAAAATTTACACGACCATCGATGCCGGTATGCAGCGCCACGCCGAGGCAGCCGTGCAGAAACGCATGGCGCAGCTGCAGCGCGAATTTAACGCCCACTGGCAGGGCCGCGCTCCCTGGGGCCGCAACACCGCCGTGCTGCAGGAAGCCATGCGTCGCTCAGACCGCTATAAAAAGATGAAAGCAGCCGGCCGCTCAGAAACAGATATCCAGGAAGCGTTCCGGAAGCCAGTGCCCATGCAGCTCTACAACTGGGGGGGCAGCAGCAAAAAGACCATGAGCCCCATGGATTCGCTGGCCTATTATGAGCGTTTTCTAAACACCGGGCTGTTTTCGGTGGAGCCCCGTTCGGGCTATGTGCGGGCCTGGGTGGGTGGCATTAACCACCATATCTTTAAGTATGATCATGTACGGGCTAAACGGCAGGTGGGCTCCACGTTCAAGCCTATTGTGTATGCCGCTGCTTTGGAAAAAGGACTTAAGCCCTGCGATTACTTTCCGAATGAGCGTATGACCTACCCTGACTATGATAACTGGTCGCCCCGCAATGCCAACGAGCAGTATGGCGGCGAGTATAGTATGCGCGGTGCGCTGGCGCACTCGGTCAATACCATTTCGGCCCAGATTATGATGCAAACTGGCGTAGAGAATACCGTGGATATGGCGCACCGGCTGGGGGTAACTTCCACCCTGCCCGAAGTGCCTTCGCTGGCGCTAGGTACGGCTAACCTCTCGCTTCTGGAGATGGTTACCGCCTATGCCACCTTTGCTAACCGCGGCTACCACATCACGCCGGTCTACATCACCAAAATAACCGACCGCACGGGCAAGGTGCTGCGGGAGCACCGCGAAGGCGATGATGCAAAGAAAGTATTATCAGAGAAAACGGCAGCCACCATGTTATACCTGATGCAGGGCGTGGTGGAAGAAGGCAGCGCGGCCAAGCTTCGCTCCCAGTTTGGCCTGCAGATGGATATTGCCGGAAAGACGGGCACCACCCAGGATTATGCCGATGGCTGGTTTATCGGCATCACGCCCCAGCTGGTAACGGGCGTTTGGGTAGGCGGCGAGAGCCCGCAAGTACACTTCCGCACGCTGGCCTTGGGACAGGGCTCCCACATGGCCCTACCGATCTGGGGAGATTTTACCCGTCGCATTGCTCTCGACCCGGCCTACACGGGCTATTACAACAGCCATTTTGAGCCGCTGCCGCCCAACCTGCAAGCCAACCTGAGTTGCGCTTCCTTCCGGGCCGAACCACCCCGCGAGAACTTCCTGGAGCGGGTTCTGGACAAGGTAGCTGGCAAAGCCGCTGAAACCTTTGAAGGCTGGAAAGAACGCTGGAAGCAGCGCCGCCAGGAAAAGAAACAAAAACAGAAACAAAGGCACCGTGGGGAATAA